Part of the Oncorhynchus mykiss isolate Arlee chromosome 12, USDA_OmykA_1.1, whole genome shotgun sequence genome, GGAGCTCTTTAAGTCAATTAGAATTGTTGCAGAGGGTTTATGTTAGTTATGAGACTAGTTCTCTCTGTCTTACTACTAGGGTTTAAAGTCAGACCAATGGGGTCCTAGCAGGTCACAAACAGGATGAGAACAGTCTGGAACTTGCAGGCCACTTACAAACTATAGACTTGCCGGACATTTTGTCAAGTTAATGTTGTTTATCAAACATTATCCTTAATTTCTTATTAATGTAATAATCTCATCTTTAGCAACCAAGGCCACAGAGATGTGGAAGCGGGTCAGGGCATTCCAGAACCAAACTCCATTCCTCTGATGCAGAATGAGCAACGTGATGCCAGGTAAACCTTTCCACATCACTTTATTGATCTGTAATCAACCACTGAATGATAGTCTCTCTTGTCTTCAGCTGTTGCTATGGGTTATATTAGTTTCTGTCTCTATagaacagggctctccaaccctgatcctggagagctactgtcctgtaggttttcactccaaccctaatctactgtagcacacctgattctaataattagctcaGGGACGGGAAACAGGCGGCCTGCGGACCTCCGTTTTACTGTTGACAgctagaatagtagaatacacaaggtgcaaatTCAAAATTTGGCTGTGCATCAGGAGTTTTCCTCTTGTCATATCAGTCATTGAAAATCACTAAATTCTTTAGATTGGTAAATGAATCTGACCCGCTacctaaacttgtagtaatcatcgTCAAATTGCTTACAGGGGGCATTGATTTTGTAAGTCACTCTCACTTAGATATCATATTGACATGCACatatttctctccaccctatggcaaaatgagtagaattgcagcaCACTTGCTCTAAACCTGCTAAATGTTCTCTAATCCCCATAGCAAAATGTTGCTTAAGgccggctctgactgcatgtgtgagtgtgaatGTGGGTACACAGAAGCCACTGTGGTCCCTCATAATGAATTCCGATGTTTGTGGCTCCCATCAAAGTTGCCTATCCCTGAAAGCTGGTTAAAAAGCTgcatcaggttagttacaactggggttggagagagaacctacaggagggtagctctctaggaacagggttggagagaacctacaagagggtagctctccaagaacagggttggagagagaacctacaggagggtagctctccaagaacagggttggagagagaacctacaggagggtagctctccaagaacagggttggagagagaacctacaggagggtagctctccaggaacagggttggagagaacctacaagagggtagctctccaagaacagggttggagagagaacctacaggagggtagctctccaagaacagggttggagagagaacctacaggagggtagctctccaagaacagggttggagagagaacctacaggagggtagctctccaagaactgggttggagagagaacctacaggagggtagctctccaagaaAAGGTTTGGAAAGCCCTGCTATAGAAGGCGAAGGAAGAATTACTCAATAGATCCGCATGGCATTTCTAAATACCAGCAATGTCTATTGGCAAGCAACAACTTTCAGCAAAGACCCTGCCTTTAGAGCCTTGCTTATCCTTTCAGTTAAGCTCATCATAATCTCACTTTTAGTGACCAAGGAGGTGagccaggagaggagagcaggcagCCCATGGACAATGAAGAGACAGGCGCTGACAACCCTCTGCTGAATGGAGATGCCAGGTAAACTGTACCACATGACTAATCACCTGCCAGTCCTCTGTAATGTAGGCTATGGATATGGAGAACATTTGTATCGTTCCCAATAGAGATACTTAAATCATTATCAATGTAATAATCTCAACTTTAGTGGCCAAGGAGAGGAAGGTGTTCTAGGAATGGAGGATGGAAAGCTGTCAGACAATGACAGAGCAGACACTGAAATCTGTCAGAAGACACATGCTGATTCCCATCCACTGAATGTACCCAAGGTTGTCAGGTAAAATCTCCACATGAGGACTCctttggtacagtgccttgcgaaagtattcggcccccttgaactttgcgaccttttgccacatttcaggcttaaagatataaaactgtatttttttgtgaagaatcaacaacaagtgggacacaatcatgaagtggaacgacatttattggatatttcaaactttttgaacaaatcaaaaactgaaaaattgggcgtgcaaaattattcagcccctttactttcagtgcagcaaactctttccagaagttcagtgaggatctctgaatgatccaatgttgacctaaatgactaatgatgataaatacaatccacctgtgtgtaatcaagtctccgtataaatgcacctgcactgtgatagtctcagaggtccgttaaaagcgcagagagcatcatgaagaacaaggaacacaccaggcgggtccgagatactgttgtgaagaagtttaaagccggatttggatacaaaaagatttcccaagctttaaacatcccaaggagcactgtgcaagcaataatattgaaatggaaggagtatcagaccactgcaaatctaccaagacctggccgtccctctaaactttcagctcatacaaggagaagactgatcagagatgcagccaagaagcccatgatcactctggatgaactgcagagatctacagctgaggtgggagactctgtccataggacaacaatcagtcgtatattgcacaaatctggcctttatggaagagtggcaagaagaaagccatttcttaaagatatccataaaaagtgtcgtttaaagtttgccacaagctacctgggagacacaccaaacatgtggaagaaggtgctctggtcagatgaaaccaaaattgaactttttggcaacaatgcaaaacgttatgtttggcgtaaaagcaacacagctcatcaccctgaacacaccatccccactgtcaaacatggtggtggcagcatcatggtttgggcctgcttttcttcagcagggacagggaagatggttaaaattgatgggaagatggatggagccaaatacaggaccattctggaagaaaacctgatggagtctgcaaaagacctgagactggaacggagatttgtcttccaacaagacaatgatccaaaacataaagcaaaatctacaatggaatggttcaaaaataaacatatccaggtgttagaatggccaagtcaaagtccagacctgaatccaatcgagaatctgtggaaagaactgaaaactgctgttcataaatgctctccatccaacctcaatgagcacgagctgttttgcaaggaggaatgggaaaaaaattcagtctctcgatgtgcaaaactgatagagacataccccaagcgacttacagctgtaatcgcagcaaaaggtggcgctacaaagtattaacttaagggggctgaataattttgcacgcccaatttttcagtttttgatttattaaagtttgaaatatccaataaatgtcgttccacttcatgattgtgtcccacttgttgttgattcttcaccaaaaaatacagttttatatctttatgtttgaagcctgaaatgtggcaaaaggtcgcaaagttcaagggggccgaatactttcgcaaggcactgtagatctgTCATTCAACAGATAATGAAATCTAATTTCTCCCTTCAGAATCCTATGGAGGACTGTTGTTTCTGGTGGATCAAGAGTTTTAATCCTGATGATATCCCTGTTATTGCTCCCACAGGGTTAACAGCCAGACTGATGACCCACAGCTTCTTGGTCAACCTCAGAGCAATGGACATGTGCCATATAGAAGGTGAgaatgtgtatgtatctgtgtgtaaAGTTGCATGGGATGGTAGAGGAGGTTAAAtaactggttgaggtcatgtttaGGAAACCCTGTTATCTCTATAGGGAACAGTATTATGGTGGATCATGAATGTGAATGTTGATGTCTTATTACTCCAACAGGGTTAACGATGAGACTAAGGAAGCGACTCCTGGTGCACAGAGTCCAGGACCACCTCAGATGAATGGAGGACCTCCCATGTCTAACAGAGCTGCAGAGGAGACCACTGCTCTATTGGACAAACAGGCCTTAGACAAGGACCAAGTCACCAAACCCCCTGAGTTAATAGTAAGTACTGTTAATATCCTCTGACAACTGGTGAACTGTTTGTCTTGGTATCTAAAATGATGGGGCTCGTTTTCTTTTTGCTCCAACATATTTGTAACTCTTGTGTTTTTCCCCAAGGACAAAGGACCTAATGACATGGAGTCAAGTAGAGGAGAACTGTAACAAACGGTGGACGTTTGTATAACAAAAGAAAACCTATTAAGATATAATAAGATACAGTAATATATGATATACAGTACTTATTATAAGATACAGTAATATATGATATACAGTACTTATTATAAGATACAGTAATATATGATATACAGTACTTATTATAAGATACAGTAATATATGATATACAGTACTTATGATAAGATACAGTAATATATGATATACAGTACTTATGATAAGATACAGTAATATATGATATACAGTACTTATGATAAGATACACATATGTGACTAGCTTCATCATCGTCAGTCATGTCAACCTCAAGACACATTCTGACCAGTGTGTTTTACTGCACATTGATTTTCAGAAACCTCAACAGTTTATTAAGTTAATTCTCTGTGACAGCTATAATCTGGATAGGTTAGGAAACGTGTTTAAGTGAAATCAGTTGAAATTTCAAAACAGCCCATTACTTGTAGATAACTAAAATTACAAAATGATTCTAATCTGAAAATGAGTGTGACTTATGACTGATTATGATACAGCATGTCACATATTAGCTATACAACATTATAATGATATGAAAGGATAGTAAGATCATACTTACAGTAGTATTGTATACTATACATACAAGCAAATATACATTACATACTCATGAGAAGATGCATAAAACATAAACCTCTTTAGTAGAGACATTTCCAAGATCATGAGGTCTCACTCAATGTCTTGTGGACATGTCAAATAGCTAAACATTGACCAGGCGCTATTTCCGctatatatacacaaatgtatgtggacaccccttcaaattagtggatatgTCTATTTCAGcgacacccgttgctgacaggtgtataaaatggattacacagccatgcaatctccatatacaaacattggcagtagaatggccttactgaaaagctcagtgactttcaatgtggcaccgtcataggatgctacctttccaaccaGTCAGTTGATCAAATCTCTGccgtgctagagctgccctggccACCTGTAAGGGCTATTATTGTGGAGCATCATTGGCTCAGCCATTAAggagtaggccacacaagctcacggaACGTGACCGTCGTGTGGTGAAGCCTCTCAGTCGCAATCGtccgtcctcggttgcaacacacactacagagttccaaactgcctctgcaaGCATCGTCAGCACAACTGTTCATCAggggcttcatgaaatgggtttccatggtcgagcagctgcacacaagcctaagatcaccaagtgcgatgccaagtgttggctggagtggtgtcaaGCTTGCCGCTATtgggctctggagcagtggaaacgcgttcttgCTTCACTATCTGTTAGTCCatcagacaaatctgggtttggcggatgccaggagaacgctacctgcctcattgcatagtgccaactgtaaagttgggtagaggaggaataatggtctagcgctgtttttcatggttcggtctaggccccttagttccattgaagggaaatcttaactctacagcatacattTACAttatagatgattctgtgcttccaactgtggtaacagtttggggaaggccctatcctttttcagcatgacaatgcccccatgcacaaagcgaggtccatacagaaattatttgttgagatctgtgtggaagaacttgactgtcctgctgagccctgacctcaaccccatcgaacacctttgggatgaattggaacgccgactgcgagcaaggtctaattgcccaacatcagtgcctgacctcactaatgctcttgtggctgaatggaagcaagtccccgcagcaatgttccaatatctagaggaaagccttcccagaagagaggaggcaattatagcagcaaaggtgggaccaactccatattaaaacccatgattttggaatgagatgtttgacgagcaggtgtccacatacctttggttaTGTAATGTAGCAGAGACATCATTATCACAGGGCCCAGTCTAAGATGCTCTATTTTACTGATGAAATTATTCATTATTTCTGAATTGAGAGTTGCAGCATGTTAGTGTTAAAATAACTTGcataggggcctcccgggtggtgcagtggttaagggcgctgtactgcagcgccagctgtgccaccagagactctgggttcgcgcccaggctctgtcgttaccggccgcgaccgggaggtccgtggggcaacgcacaattggcctagcgtcgtccgggttagggagggtttggccggtagggaaatccttgtctcatcacgccccagcgactcctgtggcgggccgggcgcagtgcgcactaaccaaggttgccaggtgcacggtgtttcctctgacacattggtgcggctggcttccgggttggaagcagtgcggcttggttgggttgtgtatcggatgacgcatgactttcaaccttcgtctctcccgagcccgtacgggagttgtagcgatgagacaagaaagTAGCTACAATTGTatccaattggataccacaaaattggggagaaaaagctgtaaaaaaaaaaaaaaaaaacacacaacaaaagtataaaataaaaataataataataacttgtCCCAACTTCAGCAAAACATTTCACAGACATTTAACACACGTAATCCTACTTTCAGTAAAGAACGTTAATCTTCCATTTTCCTttaaactcaactctggacctcgaaacAAGTTCCACTTGTTGTCATTCTTCCCCTCaaaatcagggactgatttagatctGTGACACCAGGTTTGTGCATTTAATTATGAGGTAGAACAGAAAATCAGCAGGTTCCggacctcatagggtaagagttgagtacccctgctCTAGAAGATACAACAACAGACTTTATTTAAACCACTGTTTTCATAGGAAAGCACGATTGGTCAGTTCAAACAGGATGTTCTCTTTATAATGCAATATAGGAGCATTAATAACACCTTCTATTCATAATGCACAACATAGGTGCTAATAACTGCTCATGAACATCTATAACTGCATAAAGCATTATCACCAGGATGTGTAATGCCTCATGAAGTAAAGTATTACTATGCCAGATGCCATTTTTGAAAAGCACATTAGGagcattatattatatattaagtgATAGGCTATATTCTAATTTCACTGCATACCCTCTTACACCTATGTAACTCCGTCTTGAGGGcataaagggatagttcacccaaattacaaaacgacatgttgttgttgttaccctgtaagcagtctatgaacAAGTTAAGAAAGCAATCcaatgctttggttttgtttactgTACTTGGTTAGGGAAATGCAAACGTTTTAGCGTTTGTAACCCTGTTAAAAGCATTTTTTTGCAAATCATCCTAAAGTGTCAACATTTGATCTAAAAAGTTTGTATTTGAAGACAGTGGtcaggtaaacaaaaccaaagcatggattgctgtctgagcttgtccatagactgcttatgGTGTAAAGAAAGCAAATTATATTTTGTCATTTGAGTGAACAATCCCTTTAACAGGAGTGCGGAACTCCGACGTGAAGTCGTTACAGTATAGCCCTCTGACACAATTTCCTAAAGAGCATTTCATGTAGGTCATACCACTTAGCTTCATAATCATAAGGCATTATGCTGCCTGCTTAAAATGCTGTAGGAATATATAGACATGTAGGAATATATAGACATTAGCAGCCATTAGTGCCTATTTCATGCCATATGATGTATAATGCATAGATTATAAGGTGTTATAAATACACTTATAACACATTATGAATAGGGTATTCATAGGAAGTGTTACCCACAGGTCTTGCAGAAGAAACTGTACCCCACATCCCCACCTACTAGTGACATTGTGAAAAATACCACAACTTTAGACAGGAATTGTGTAGCTATGTTGACATTTGTGTTCATCGTTTAATTAGAATGTTTATTTCGGTCAGAGTGTCGGTCAGGTCAAATGACTTAGGCGAATGACATACCCACATACACTGACACCTTATAACCTTAGTGTCAGAAAAGGTTCATTTCCTTCACATTTGAATGATGCTTGTTTACTTACTTGTAATGTATTTGATATGTCCTGTCTGTGGGTTGATCTCATATATTTATGAATGGCTTTCGACCTGATGCTTTTCATGGTTAGTTACCTTACACATGTATTTAGTttcatttacttattacattttcaTTTCCATTTTATAGTACTATGCATTTTGACTGTTGGATTGATATGATCTGCTCATACATTGCCATACAAGTGAGTGAGTTAAGACTATTGTTTAATGAACGACTCAGGTCTGATGGATACAGTTGTCCCTCATACTCTCTTGTATTATTTGTAACAAACTTTCTGCATGTATCTGTATGAGGAAACCTCCACATTATTGTCATATCTACTTTTTAGCCTGCAAGTTTAGGAGGGCTATTCTGCAGAGTTTTGTGTTTTATATAATAGAAATGTAGACCCTAAGATTACTTCTTAGTATTATAATATGCGTTTAATTCCTTTTATCATTAAAACATTCCCTTCCAGCTTGTGGTCGTGTTTTCTTCAAATGAGACactggaggagagggaaagatcaAACTCTGATTTATTTAGTCTTATGTCACTCGTTTTTAGCTTTAAGTtcatgcagagacacacacacacacacacacacacacgtgccacACTAAGGCTCC contains:
- the LOC110539179 gene encoding uncharacterized protein LOC110539179 is translated as MSISYLFSLLLTLLLNQGCWGGEETKNVSCASLRTGNAYKYCVKEKEKPKRVEWQSVFSNKTSTWLASWLCQHKNTTQTHNVIDVNYSCITLLDCVNVDHTAISARSEHLTHFNVSGASDEPKKPLEKEPDSENTTADGDHPDRNRGDTSLIWKIIVGVALGLVIAGLLLVLCYVYKSRRDKQCNQGHRDVEAGQGIPEPNSIPLMQNEQRDASDQGGEPGEESRQPMDNEETGADNPLLNGDASGQGEEGVLGMEDGKLSDNDRADTEICQKTHADSHPLNVPKVVRVNSQTDDPQLLGQPQSNGHVPYRRVNDETKEATPGAQSPGPPQMNGGPPMSNRAAEETTALLDKQALDKDQVTKPPELIDKGPNDMESSRGEL